In Dyadobacter sp. NIV53, a single window of DNA contains:
- a CDS encoding sigma-54 dependent transcriptional regulator: MKTVLIIDDEDKLRSLLSRIIKAESYEVLEAADNRSAMKLIENQEIDAVLCDVKLPDGNGVEMIPLLRAKNPLAEIILLTAYGNIADGVQAIKNGAMDYIVKGNDNDKIIPLLNRAVEKAHLQKKLHRLESIVSKRFSFDAIIGKSASFLKAVELAKKVAPTEAPVLLTGETGTGKEVFAQAIHYGSGRADKNLVALNCSTFSREILESELFGYKQGAFTGAAKDKKGLLEEAHNGTLFLDEIGELPLELQAKLLRVLETHEFIKLGDTKPVRSNFRLIAATNRDLKMESEQKRFRSDLYFRLNVFQVQIPPLRERVKDISVLATYFASHFAEQTNKKDLKYSREFLKRLETYEWRGNIRELKNVIERAVIISDGILEPESLPFEVQQSVPVKSPQLSAFSLESVEKLHIQKVLNYSKGNKAETARLLEIGIATLYRKIEEYGIRF; encoded by the coding sequence TTGAAAACAGTATTGATCATTGACGATGAAGATAAACTTCGCAGTTTATTATCCAGAATAATTAAGGCAGAAAGCTATGAGGTCCTGGAAGCGGCCGATAACAGGTCTGCCATGAAACTGATCGAAAACCAGGAAATCGATGCAGTTCTCTGCGACGTAAAACTGCCGGATGGCAACGGTGTGGAGATGATCCCGCTTCTAAGGGCCAAAAACCCGCTGGCTGAAATCATTCTTTTGACCGCATACGGCAATATTGCAGATGGTGTGCAGGCCATTAAAAATGGTGCCATGGATTATATCGTAAAAGGAAACGATAATGATAAAATTATCCCGTTGCTTAACAGGGCCGTAGAAAAGGCACATCTGCAAAAGAAATTGCACAGGCTTGAGAGTATTGTATCTAAAAGGTTCTCTTTTGATGCCATTATAGGTAAATCGGCGTCTTTTTTAAAAGCGGTAGAACTGGCAAAAAAGGTAGCACCCACTGAGGCACCCGTACTGTTAACCGGTGAAACAGGCACCGGAAAAGAAGTTTTTGCACAGGCGATCCATTACGGCAGCGGCAGGGCGGATAAAAACCTGGTAGCGCTGAATTGCAGTACTTTCAGCCGGGAAATTCTGGAAAGTGAGTTGTTTGGATACAAACAAGGTGCTTTTACGGGTGCTGCCAAAGACAAAAAAGGACTGCTGGAGGAAGCGCATAACGGCACATTGTTTCTGGATGAGATCGGGGAGCTGCCACTGGAACTCCAGGCCAAACTGCTCAGGGTACTCGAAACGCATGAATTCATTAAACTGGGTGATACCAAACCAGTCAGATCCAATTTCCGGCTGATCGCGGCCACAAACAGGGATTTAAAAATGGAATCGGAACAGAAGCGGTTCCGGTCAGACCTGTATTTCCGGTTAAACGTTTTTCAGGTGCAGATTCCTCCGCTGCGGGAAAGGGTAAAGGATATCTCTGTCCTGGCCACGTATTTTGCCAGTCATTTTGCGGAGCAAACCAATAAAAAGGATCTGAAATACTCCAGGGAATTTCTAAAAAGGCTTGAAACCTACGAATGGCGGGGAAATATCCGCGAGCTCAAAAATGTGATTGAAAGAGCCGTTATTATCAGTGACGGAATATTGGAACCTGAAAGCCTTCCTTTTGAAGTGCAGCAGTCTGTACCTGTTAAAAGCCCGCAACTGTCAGCGTTCTCTTTGGAAAGTGTTGAAAAGCTGCATATCCAGAAAGTGCTCAATTATAGCAAAGGAAACAAAGCCGAAACCGCCAGGCTGCTTGAAATCGGGATTGCTACATTATACCGAAAGATTGAAGAGTACGGGATCAGATTTTAA
- a CDS encoding ATP-binding protein — MKIKTKLRLGIGLLFLMILILSAVGVSSINALRNDTKNILTDNYNTLQYCKNMIAALDVIRQKQSGFDDFEKNLDLQKKNITEPGEGEATGQISRQLARLKENPKDVNLHLIIIKDISRIMELNMTAIQRKSRIAENTAETANQWIVIASTLCFLLGMTLFVNLPGNIANPVRELTDSIREIAAKNYSQRVYYRGKNEFGELANSFNTMAEKLEEYNSSNLSKILVEKMRTETLINNMHEPVIGLDENKIVLFINNEALKISGLGPDEIIGKSAAEVALNNDLLRSLVNDLAQTEKADSLPPVPLKIYADNKESYFEKEVVSITIKPTGEREQRLIGHVIILKNITPFKELDFAKTNFIATVSHELKTPISSIKMSLLLLENQNTGHINTEQQQLIESIREDSDRLLKITGELLNMSQVETGNIQLNIQLSRPEQILEYALEAVKVQAEQKQIGLYIDKAEDLPDVKADTEKTAWVLINFLTNAIRYSQPSGQIQIRIKQHENGVQFSVKDDGQGIDSRYRAKIFNRYFQVPGSAKSGTGLGLAISKEFIEAQGGHIGVNSEIGMGSTFFFELAKS, encoded by the coding sequence ATGAAAATTAAAACCAAACTAAGACTGGGCATTGGCCTTTTATTTCTGATGATCCTGATACTTTCAGCGGTGGGGGTCAGCAGTATCAATGCACTCAGGAATGACACCAAAAACATTCTGACCGATAATTATAACACACTGCAATATTGTAAAAACATGATTGCCGCCCTGGATGTTATACGACAAAAACAGTCAGGTTTTGATGATTTTGAAAAGAATTTGGACCTGCAAAAAAAGAATATTACAGAGCCCGGTGAAGGCGAGGCGACCGGGCAGATCAGCAGGCAACTGGCCCGGCTAAAAGAAAATCCCAAGGATGTAAACCTGCACCTGATAATTATTAAGGATATTTCCCGGATCATGGAGCTGAATATGACGGCCATCCAGCGTAAAAGTCGTATTGCAGAAAACACTGCTGAAACAGCGAACCAGTGGATCGTGATAGCCAGTACTCTTTGTTTTCTGTTAGGAATGACACTGTTTGTCAATCTGCCGGGCAACATCGCCAATCCAGTCAGGGAGCTTACCGACAGCATCAGGGAAATTGCAGCCAAAAACTATTCGCAGCGGGTTTATTACCGCGGCAAAAATGAGTTTGGAGAACTTGCCAATTCCTTTAATACCATGGCCGAAAAGTTAGAGGAATACAACAGCAGCAATCTTTCCAAAATACTCGTTGAGAAAATGCGGACGGAAACACTGATCAACAACATGCACGAGCCCGTGATTGGCCTGGATGAAAACAAGATTGTCCTTTTTATTAACAACGAGGCGCTAAAAATTTCCGGGCTCGGACCTGACGAAATCATCGGCAAGTCTGCTGCAGAAGTTGCCTTGAATAATGATTTGCTGCGTTCCCTGGTCAATGATCTGGCCCAAACTGAAAAAGCAGACAGCTTGCCGCCAGTCCCGCTTAAAATTTATGCCGACAACAAGGAAAGTTATTTTGAGAAAGAAGTAGTCAGTATCACCATTAAGCCGACCGGAGAGCGGGAACAAAGACTGATCGGCCATGTGATCATACTTAAAAATATTACGCCGTTCAAAGAACTGGATTTTGCTAAAACCAATTTTATTGCCACGGTTTCCCATGAGCTTAAAACACCGATATCGTCGATCAAAATGAGTCTTCTGCTGCTGGAAAACCAGAATACGGGGCATATCAACACAGAGCAGCAGCAGCTGATTGAAAGCATCAGGGAAGACAGCGACCGCCTTTTGAAAATAACGGGCGAACTGCTTAATATGTCACAAGTGGAAACAGGCAATATCCAGCTCAATATTCAACTGTCGAGACCTGAGCAGATCCTTGAATATGCACTGGAAGCGGTGAAAGTCCAGGCCGAACAAAAACAGATCGGGCTCTATATCGATAAAGCAGAGGATCTTCCGGACGTGAAAGCAGATACGGAAAAAACAGCCTGGGTTCTCATTAATTTTCTCACCAATGCAATCCGGTATTCACAGCCGTCAGGACAGATCCAAATCCGGATAAAACAACATGAAAACGGGGTGCAGTTTTCTGTAAAAGACGATGGCCAGGGAATTGACAGCCGGTACCGGGCCAAGATCTTTAACCGGTATTTTCAGGTACCTGGAAGCGCAAAAAGTGGTACCGGACTTGGACTGGCAATCAGCAAGGAATTTATTGAAGCCCAGGGTGGGCACATTGGAGTCAACAGTGAGATTGGTATGGGAAGTACTTTCTTTTTTGAGCTCGCAAAATCATAA
- a CDS encoding K(+)-transporting ATPase subunit C has protein sequence MKTNIFPAIKLTIITLVFFAGVYTAIIWGVAQLAPNGGKGDVVTVGDKKYYTNIGQTFTQDKYFYSRPSAVGYNSAGSGGSNKGPSNPDYLATVQARIDTFLLHNPGVEKKDIPVELVTASGSGLDPDITSKSALVQVKRIASIRKVSPQTVEQLIAKNTEGPLLGMFGPEKINVLKLNIALDELK, from the coding sequence ATGAAAACGAACATCTTTCCCGCAATTAAATTAACGATCATTACCCTTGTTTTCTTTGCAGGGGTTTACACGGCCATCATCTGGGGAGTGGCCCAGCTTGCTCCAAACGGAGGTAAGGGCGATGTGGTAACAGTCGGTGATAAAAAGTATTATACCAATATCGGCCAGACCTTTACCCAGGACAAATATTTCTATTCCCGTCCGTCTGCAGTTGGTTATAATTCGGCCGGTAGCGGTGGCAGTAACAAAGGGCCATCCAACCCGGATTATCTGGCGACAGTTCAGGCAAGGATCGATACCTTTTTGCTGCATAACCCCGGTGTTGAGAAAAAGGATATTCCAGTTGAGCTCGTTACTGCCAGTGGCAGCGGGCTTGATCCGGACATTACTTCTAAATCAGCTTTGGTACAAGTAAAAAGAATTGCCTCAATCCGGAAAGTGTCTCCGCAAACAGTTGAACAACTGATCGCGAAAAACACCGAAGGGCCACTGCTGGGTATGTTCGGGCCGGAGAAAATCAATGTATTAAAACTCAATATTGCCCTTGACGAGTTGAAATAA
- a CDS encoding MCP four helix bundle domain-containing protein, whose protein sequence is MKIKTKLRLGIGLLFIMILVLSAVGVCNMNALSSDTENILADNYNTLEYCKNMIAALDAIQQKQSGFDDLEKNLDLQKKNITEPGEGLATEHISSLVPALKINQHDINQHLLIRKDISKIMELNMAAIKHKSDIARSTAEKANQWIVIASTLCLLLGMTLFINLPGNIVPEPVRDPSSIKRI, encoded by the coding sequence ATGAAAATTAAAACCAAACTAAGACTCGGCATCGGCCTTTTATTTATCATGATCCTGGTGCTTTCAGCGGTGGGTGTCTGTAATATGAATGCACTCAGCAGTGATACCGAAAATATTCTGGCTGACAACTATAATACACTCGAATACTGCAAAAACATGATTGCTGCTTTGGATGCTATACAGCAAAAACAAAGCGGTTTTGATGATTTAGAAAAGAACCTGGACCTGCAAAAAAAGAATATTACAGAGCCTGGTGAAGGACTGGCTACTGAACATATCAGCAGCCTGGTGCCTGCTTTAAAAATAAATCAGCATGATATAAATCAGCATCTTTTAATCCGGAAAGACATTTCAAAGATTATGGAGCTGAATATGGCTGCGATTAAGCACAAAAGTGATATTGCAAGAAGTACCGCAGAAAAAGCCAACCAGTGGATCGTAATTGCCAGTACGCTATGCCTTCTTTTGGGAATGACATTGTTTATCAACTTGCCGGGTAATATTGTACCTGAACCTGTCCGGGATCCTTCCAGCATTAAACGTATTTAA
- a CDS encoding porin — protein MKNFLLSALGFAVLQPTFAQDSTQTKNPLAISGYVEAYYNHDFNRPGSNTIPGFLYNFNRANEVNLNLAFIRANYSADRVRANVSLAAGTYMNANYSAEPGVLKNIYEANIGVKLSQKTNIWLDAGIMPSHIGFESAIGKDNWTLSRSLLAENSPYFESGVKLGFTSKDEKLYLSAMYLNGWQRIQRVDGNSTPGFGTQITYKPTGTTTLNYSTFIGNDKPDSLKQMRYFHNVYGIFQLTQKFGLTAGFDFGSEKKAEGSSGSNTWYTPVLIASFAPTEKIRIAARGEYYADKSGVVISTGTPNGFKTFGYSLNFDYLPVENVVWRVEAKGFHSKDAIFTHDDSAKSQNYFLTTSIALSF, from the coding sequence ATGAAAAATTTTCTTTTAAGTGCGTTAGGTTTTGCAGTTCTGCAACCCACATTTGCACAGGACTCAACACAAACAAAAAATCCATTGGCCATCAGCGGTTATGTAGAAGCGTATTATAACCATGATTTTAACCGGCCCGGAAGCAATACAATACCTGGTTTTTTGTACAATTTCAACCGGGCAAATGAAGTGAATCTGAACCTGGCTTTTATCAGGGCCAATTATTCCGCAGACCGCGTCAGGGCTAACGTGTCTCTTGCAGCAGGAACCTACATGAATGCCAATTACAGTGCAGAGCCTGGTGTTTTAAAGAATATTTATGAAGCTAATATCGGTGTGAAACTCTCACAAAAAACCAATATTTGGCTTGATGCCGGGATCATGCCTTCGCATATTGGTTTTGAAAGTGCCATTGGAAAAGACAACTGGACATTAAGCCGGAGCCTTTTGGCAGAGAATTCACCTTACTTTGAATCGGGCGTCAAACTGGGCTTTACAAGCAAAGACGAGAAGCTATATCTTTCAGCCATGTATCTGAATGGCTGGCAAAGAATCCAGAGAGTGGATGGCAATTCAACTCCTGGTTTTGGTACGCAGATTACCTATAAACCAACTGGCACAACAACCTTAAATTACAGCACATTTATCGGTAACGACAAACCGGATAGTTTAAAACAAATGCGTTATTTTCATAATGTCTATGGCATATTCCAGTTAACGCAAAAATTTGGCCTGACAGCCGGATTTGATTTTGGATCTGAAAAGAAAGCCGAAGGCAGCAGCGGTAGCAATACCTGGTATACACCTGTGCTGATTGCCAGTTTTGCACCAACTGAAAAAATCCGTATTGCAGCAAGAGGAGAATATTATGCAGATAAAAGCGGTGTAGTCATCAGCACGGGTACGCCTAACGGTTTTAAAACGTTTGGATACTCGCTGAATTTTGATTACCTGCCCGTAGAGAATGTCGTTTGGCGTGTTGAAGCAAAAGGCTTCCACAGTAAAGACGCAATTTTCACCCATGACGATTCGGCCAAAAGCCAGAATTACTTTTTAACCACATCCATTGCATTATCATTTTAG
- the kdpB gene encoding potassium-transporting ATPase subunit KdpB produces the protein MKNQNASLFQKELVNEALKQSFIKLNPKIMFRNPVMFTVEIGTFVMLIVSLWVLTGEKSQGSFAYNFVVFLVLLLTLLFANFAEGIAEARGKAQADSLRKTREETPAKLVIDNKQGFSVETKSVMSASMKKGDIFICEAGDNIPTDGEIIEGLATIDESAITGESAPVIREAGGDKSSVTGGTKVLSDRIKVMVTTAPGESFLDKMIALVEGASRQKTPNEIALTILLAGFTLVFIIVCITLKPFADFANTPITIAAFISLFVCLIPTTIGGLLSAIGIAGMDRALRANVITKSGKAVETAGDIDVLLLDKTGTITIGNRKATHFYAAKGVTDNHFIKCAVLSSIADETPEGKSILELANLNPSSYNNLNNPVFIKFTAETRSSGVDFDQTRIRKGAFDSIKNLAVDAGNKFPSDIEQSVKDISSNGGTPLVVSENEKVLGVIELQDIIKTGISERFERLRKMGVKTVMVTGDNPLTAKFIAEKAGVDDFIAEAKPEDKMNYIKREQESGKLVAMMGDGTNDAPALAQADVGVAMNSGTQAAKEAGNMVDLDNDPTKLIEIVEIGKQLLMTRGTLTTFSIANDVAKYFAIIPALFIASIPALKGLNIMNLNSPESAILSAVIFNAIIIPILIPLALKGVTYKPIGASALLRRNLFIYGLGGVIVPFIGIKIIDIVVSFWI, from the coding sequence ATGAAAAATCAAAATGCTTCCTTATTTCAAAAGGAACTGGTCAATGAGGCTTTAAAGCAGTCATTTATCAAATTGAACCCCAAAATCATGTTTCGTAACCCGGTGATGTTCACCGTGGAGATTGGAACGTTCGTCATGCTGATCGTAAGCTTATGGGTGCTTACCGGAGAAAAATCACAGGGCAGTTTCGCTTATAACTTTGTCGTTTTTCTTGTGCTTTTGCTGACTTTGCTTTTTGCCAATTTTGCGGAAGGCATTGCAGAGGCAAGGGGAAAAGCCCAGGCAGACAGTCTTCGCAAAACCAGGGAAGAAACTCCTGCCAAACTGGTGATCGACAACAAACAGGGTTTCAGTGTAGAAACAAAAAGTGTGATGTCAGCCTCGATGAAAAAAGGGGATATTTTTATTTGTGAAGCGGGAGATAATATCCCAACGGACGGCGAGATCATCGAAGGGCTTGCGACCATTGATGAAAGTGCAATCACAGGTGAATCTGCCCCGGTCATACGTGAAGCAGGTGGAGACAAAAGCAGTGTGACTGGCGGAACCAAGGTGCTGTCAGACCGGATCAAAGTCATGGTGACAACAGCACCGGGCGAGAGTTTTCTGGATAAAATGATCGCATTGGTAGAAGGGGCAAGCCGCCAGAAAACACCCAATGAAATTGCCCTTACGATCCTTTTGGCAGGTTTTACGCTGGTCTTTATCATCGTTTGTATAACGCTTAAACCCTTTGCAGACTTTGCCAATACGCCTATTACCATTGCTGCTTTTATTTCCCTTTTTGTTTGTCTGATCCCGACTACCATTGGCGGTCTGCTGTCTGCGATCGGGATTGCGGGCATGGACAGGGCGCTGCGTGCGAACGTGATTACCAAATCAGGGAAAGCGGTTGAAACGGCAGGTGATATAGATGTGCTTCTTTTGGATAAAACGGGCACAATTACGATCGGTAACAGAAAGGCAACCCATTTTTATGCTGCCAAAGGAGTGACGGATAACCACTTTATTAAATGCGCGGTTTTAAGCTCGATTGCAGATGAAACACCGGAAGGTAAATCAATCCTGGAACTGGCAAACCTGAACCCGTCAAGCTACAATAATCTTAATAACCCGGTATTTATAAAATTTACCGCTGAGACCAGAAGCTCGGGCGTTGATTTCGACCAGACCCGTATACGTAAAGGTGCTTTCGATTCGATCAAAAACCTGGCAGTCGATGCGGGCAATAAATTCCCGTCAGATATTGAGCAATCAGTAAAGGATATATCCAGCAATGGAGGAACACCGCTGGTGGTTTCGGAAAATGAAAAAGTCCTGGGTGTGATCGAATTGCAGGATATTATCAAAACGGGTATCAGTGAACGTTTCGAACGTCTACGCAAGATGGGTGTAAAAACGGTGATGGTAACCGGGGACAATCCATTGACAGCTAAGTTTATCGCTGAAAAAGCTGGCGTTGATGATTTTATTGCCGAAGCCAAACCGGAAGATAAAATGAACTACATCAAACGTGAACAGGAAAGCGGTAAGCTGGTGGCGATGATGGGGGATGGTACCAATGACGCACCTGCTTTGGCACAAGCTGACGTTGGCGTAGCCATGAACAGCGGAACGCAGGCAGCCAAAGAAGCCGGTAACATGGTGGATCTGGATAATGATCCGACCAAACTGATTGAAATTGTGGAGATCGGCAAACAGCTTTTGATGACACGCGGAACACTGACAACTTTCTCAATTGCCAATGACGTGGCCAAGTACTTTGCCATTATTCCAGCCCTGTTTATCGCATCAATCCCTGCTTTGAAAGGCTTGAATATCATGAATCTGAACAGCCCGGAAAGTGCGATCCTGTCTGCTGTGATCTTTAATGCGATCATCATCCCGATCCTGATACCGCTTGCCTTGAAAGGAGTTACCTACAAACCGATCGGTGCGAGTGCACTGCTGAGAAGAAACCTTTTTATTTATGGTCTGGGCGGAGTAATCGTTCCTTTTATCGGGATCAAAATCATAGACATCGTGGTCAGTTTCTGGATATAG
- a CDS encoding prohibitin family protein, whose translation MFFITIGILIAFAGFAFSKSPFNISRYAPVLTITGAAFAILGILSSGIRQIDAGTIGVQSLFGKVSPDVLENGLHFVNPLAEVTIFDTKTQNYTMSAQHSEGEIKGDDAIRVLSADGLEVVIDLTVLYKIMPDKAPAIYKGIGADYKDKIVRPVTRTRIRDNAVYYDAVALYSRKRDEFQSRIYQTIDKDFKSRGLILEQLLIRNINLPESVKKTIESKINAEQDAQKMEFVLQKEKQEAERKRVEARGIADYQTIIALSLTDRQLQYESIKAQKELAASSNAKIVVLGGKGSVPLILNEK comes from the coding sequence ATGTTTTTTATTACAATTGGAATCCTGATAGCCTTTGCTGGTTTTGCTTTCTCTAAATCTCCGTTCAATATATCGCGTTATGCCCCTGTGTTAACAATTACAGGCGCTGCTTTCGCTATTCTTGGCATTCTTTCTTCTGGCATCCGGCAGATTGATGCTGGCACGATTGGTGTCCAGTCACTTTTTGGAAAGGTAAGCCCGGATGTACTTGAAAACGGGCTCCACTTTGTAAACCCGCTCGCCGAAGTTACCATATTTGATACCAAGACCCAGAATTACACCATGTCTGCCCAGCATAGTGAAGGTGAGATCAAGGGCGATGATGCGATCCGGGTGCTATCAGCTGACGGGCTGGAAGTTGTGATCGACCTGACTGTTTTGTACAAGATCATGCCTGATAAGGCGCCTGCCATCTACAAAGGTATTGGGGCGGATTATAAGGATAAAATTGTCAGACCGGTCACCCGGACCCGCATCCGCGACAACGCCGTCTACTATGATGCAGTCGCACTGTATTCCAGGAAAAGAGACGAGTTTCAAAGCCGGATCTATCAGACCATTGACAAAGATTTTAAAAGCCGCGGGCTGATCCTCGAACAGCTCCTGATCCGCAATATCAACTTGCCTGAATCGGTCAAGAAGACCATTGAATCCAAGATTAACGCTGAGCAGGATGCACAGAAAATGGAGTTTGTACTGCAAAAGGAAAAACAGGAAGCCGAACGTAAGCGCGTTGAAGCAAGGGGTATTGCTGATTATCAGACCATCATTGCCCTTAGCCTGACAGACCGTCAGCTGCAATACGAAAGCATCAAAGCCCAGAAAGAACTGGCCGCATCTTCGAATGCCAAAATCGTAGTACTGGGTGGCAAAGGAAGTGTTCCCTTGATCCTGAATGAAAAGTAG
- a CDS encoding universal stress protein: protein MTEKENHVKHFLDLIQQSRRGKFKIYIGMSAGVGKTYRMLQEAHTLMRNGIDVKIGYIETHNRKETHDLLEGLPVIPRRKLFYKGKELEELDIQAVISLRPEIVIIDELAHTNIEGSKNDKRWQDVMEILDAGINVISAVNIQHIESLNEEVKDITGVEVKERIPDSVLAAADEVVNIDLTADELITRLKDGKIYAPEKVPTALGNFFTSNNILQLRELALKEVASQVVRKVETQISSRGLTALKPNRFMACISSNAVTAKNVIRKTARLASYYNSPWILLYVQTPSENKDKIALDKQRHLINNFKLATELGGEIIRVESPHVSKVIMEVAEQRHITTICIGKPHMNLFRVILATNVFNQLLKKLSISEIDLVILS, encoded by the coding sequence ATGACTGAAAAGGAAAACCACGTAAAACATTTTCTGGATCTGATCCAGCAGTCCCGCAGGGGCAAGTTTAAAATCTACATCGGTATGAGCGCTGGTGTGGGCAAAACTTACCGGATGCTGCAGGAAGCGCATACACTGATGCGGAATGGTATTGATGTCAAGATCGGCTACATTGAGACCCATAACAGAAAGGAAACGCACGATCTGCTGGAAGGCCTGCCGGTGATACCCCGCAGGAAACTGTTTTACAAAGGAAAGGAGTTGGAAGAACTTGATATTCAGGCCGTGATCAGTTTACGGCCTGAAATTGTCATTATTGACGAACTGGCGCACACCAACATTGAAGGAAGCAAAAATGACAAACGCTGGCAGGATGTAATGGAAATCCTGGATGCAGGTATCAATGTGATCAGCGCTGTAAATATCCAGCATATTGAAAGTCTGAATGAAGAAGTAAAGGATATCACCGGTGTTGAAGTCAAGGAGCGGATACCGGACAGTGTACTGGCAGCTGCTGACGAAGTAGTAAATATTGACCTGACAGCAGACGAGCTGATCACCCGTCTGAAAGATGGCAAAATTTATGCGCCGGAAAAAGTACCGACCGCACTTGGCAATTTTTTTACATCCAATAATATACTGCAGCTGCGCGAACTGGCTCTAAAAGAAGTGGCCAGCCAGGTGGTGCGGAAGGTGGAAACCCAGATATCGTCGCGTGGGCTTACGGCTTTGAAACCTAACCGGTTTATGGCCTGCATCAGCAGTAATGCAGTAACGGCTAAAAATGTGATCCGTAAAACAGCACGTCTGGCCAGTTACTATAACAGTCCCTGGATCCTTTTGTATGTGCAGACACCCAGCGAGAACAAAGATAAAATTGCCCTGGACAAACAGCGGCATCTGATCAATAACTTCAAGCTGGCGACTGAACTGGGTGGTGAGATCATCCGGGTAGAAAGCCCGCATGTTTCAAAGGTGATAATGGAGGTGGCAGAGCAAAGGCATATTACTACAATTTGCATTGGAAAGCCGCACATGAACTTGTTCAGGGTCATACTTGCTACCAACGTATTTAACCAATTGCTTAAAAAACTTTCTATTTCTGAAATTGACTTAGTCATCCTATCCTGA
- a CDS encoding potassium-transporting ATPase subunit F has product MAALFIIAIGVFGYICYVLIKPEKF; this is encoded by the coding sequence ATGGCAGCTCTATTCATTATTGCAATCGGTGTTTTTGGCTACATCTGTTATGTGCTGATCAAACCTGAAAAATTTTAA
- a CDS encoding amidohydrolase family protein, with the protein MPILPDPKKLACLLAICLVSAFTLKAQEKGALKLIDWKPKSQLVVARHEVLKPRFAVIDFHNHLGKLDDTEKYIEEMDKANVRMAVSLDGHSKDFFYREHLKKSQSVPGDRFMVFFAPEWDRIDEANFGINEAKRLEEAVKLGARGVKVFKQLGLTVKDRSGKVVPVDDPRLDPIWAKCGELGIPVLIHVSDPKAFFTPLDEHNERYDELGVHPDWSFYGDQYPDKEVIIQQRNRVLEKHSKTIFVGAHVSNMPEELGRVALWLDQYPNFYTEIGARISELGRQPYTARKFMIKYQDRILFGTDLTPSYSVYKMYYRFLETEDEYIDPWETGHMQGRWMIYGLHLPDEVLEKIYNKNAMKLLNLPNNKPK; encoded by the coding sequence ATGCCAATTTTACCAGACCCTAAAAAACTGGCCTGCCTGCTCGCCATTTGCCTTGTTTCTGCATTCACATTGAAAGCGCAGGAAAAAGGTGCATTGAAACTGATCGACTGGAAGCCTAAATCACAACTGGTTGTTGCACGGCATGAAGTCCTTAAACCCAGGTTTGCAGTGATCGACTTTCACAACCATCTTGGAAAACTGGACGATACTGAAAAATATATCGAAGAAATGGACAAAGCGAATGTAAGAATGGCCGTGAGCCTGGACGGGCATTCGAAGGATTTTTTCTACCGCGAGCATTTGAAAAAATCACAAAGCGTTCCCGGTGACCGGTTTATGGTATTTTTTGCACCGGAATGGGACCGCATTGACGAAGCGAATTTTGGCATTAATGAAGCAAAACGGCTCGAAGAAGCAGTAAAATTGGGTGCCAGAGGGGTCAAGGTTTTTAAACAGCTGGGTCTGACCGTAAAAGACAGATCCGGAAAAGTAGTGCCGGTTGATGATCCGAGACTGGATCCGATCTGGGCGAAATGCGGCGAGCTGGGCATCCCTGTACTGATCCACGTCTCTGATCCGAAGGCTTTTTTCACCCCGCTGGACGAGCATAACGAAAGGTACGATGAGCTGGGCGTGCATCCGGATTGGTCCTTCTATGGAGATCAGTATCCTGACAAAGAAGTCATTATCCAGCAAAGAAACCGCGTTTTGGAAAAACATTCGAAAACAATCTTCGTTGGCGCACACGTTTCCAATATGCCTGAAGAACTTGGTCGCGTAGCATTGTGGCTCGACCAGTATCCAAATTTTTACACCGAGATAGGAGCCCGGATCAGCGAGTTGGGCCGGCAGCCTTATACGGCCCGGAAGTTCATGATCAAATACCAGGACCGCATTCTATTTGGTACAGACCTGACCCCAAGTTACAGTGTGTACAAAATGTACTACCGCTTTTTAGAAACGGAAGACGAATACATCGACCCTTGGGAAACCGGCCATATGCAGGGCCGCTGGATGATCTACGGGCTGCATCTTCCCGATGAAGTTTTGGAAAAAATCTATAACAAGAATGCGATGAAGTTGCTGAACCTGCCAAACAACAAACCGAAATAA